The following proteins come from a genomic window of Nostoc sp. TCL26-01:
- the devC gene encoding ABC transporter permease DevC codes for MNFKIPLAWLQLAQQRIRFLVAVAGIAFIVLLMFVQLGFQDALYSSATAVHQNLRGDLFLVSSQYKSLTSNQSFSRTRLYQALGFNGVESVSPMYLQFAKLKNPETGEKYSIYVIGFDPGNPVMNIPEVEQNLDKLKIPDVMLFDRDSRPEFGPIAANFNQGDTEQTIEIFPFDAPIGYKVRVGGLFSLGPSFGVDGNLIVSDSTFLRINPNTRPAEKIDVGVIKLKPGADQEKVVANLQANLPNDVRIFTHKGFIDFEKQYWSARTPIGFILNLMLTMASVVGVVIVYQILYSNIATQFIAYATLKAIGYPNKYLLNVVFQQALILALLAYIPGFIVSVGLYDFAMEATKLPIIMTVNNAVIVFISAVLMCITSGALAINKLRSADPADIF; via the coding sequence ATGAATTTCAAAATTCCTTTAGCATGGCTACAGCTAGCCCAACAAAGAATCCGTTTTCTCGTAGCTGTAGCCGGGATTGCTTTTATTGTTTTATTAATGTTCGTGCAACTGGGTTTCCAAGATGCCCTTTACTCTAGTGCCACAGCAGTGCATCAAAACTTACGAGGAGACTTATTCTTAGTCAGTTCCCAATACAAATCTTTGACCTCAAATCAAAGTTTTTCTCGCACTCGTTTGTATCAAGCTTTAGGGTTTAATGGCGTGGAATCAGTTAGCCCCATGTATTTACAGTTTGCTAAATTAAAAAATCCTGAAACTGGTGAGAAATATTCTATATATGTGATTGGTTTCGACCCAGGAAACCCAGTCATGAATATTCCAGAAGTGGAACAGAATTTAGACAAACTGAAAATCCCCGATGTCATGTTATTTGACAGAGATTCCCGACCAGAATTCGGCCCCATCGCCGCTAATTTTAATCAGGGAGATACAGAACAAACCATTGAAATATTTCCCTTTGATGCCCCTATTGGCTACAAAGTGCGAGTTGGTGGTTTATTCAGTTTAGGGCCTTCCTTTGGTGTTGATGGTAACTTAATTGTCAGCGATTCAACTTTCCTTCGTATCAATCCTAATACTCGTCCAGCAGAAAAAATAGATGTAGGTGTAATTAAACTTAAACCTGGTGCTGATCAAGAAAAAGTGGTAGCTAACTTGCAAGCCAATTTACCTAATGATGTGAGGATTTTTACTCACAAAGGTTTTATTGATTTTGAGAAACAATATTGGTCTGCTAGAACACCAATTGGTTTTATTCTCAACTTAATGCTCACAATGGCTTCAGTTGTAGGTGTAGTAATTGTCTACCAAATTCTCTACAGTAATATTGCTACACAATTTATAGCTTATGCCACATTAAAAGCCATTGGCTATCCCAATAAGTATCTCTTAAATGTGGTTTTCCAACAAGCTTTAATCTTAGCGCTATTAGCTTACATTCCAGGATTTATAGTTTCTGTAGGCTTGTATGATTTTGCTATGGAAGCGACAAAGTTACCAATTATCATGACAGTTAATAATGCGGTAATTGTCTTTATATCCGCAGTTTTAATGTGTATCACATCCGGCGCATTAGCTATTAATAAGCTCCGTTCTGCCGACCCGGCTGATATTTTTTAA
- a CDS encoding NAD(P)-dependent oxidoreductase codes for MNLQNKTLLITGIDEFIGLRAAELAIAQGMKVRGLQSSHDREKTQNLGAEIIVGSVTDPAVAQKACQGVDIVLHTAQITEEAGAIQHFREVNVGGTVNMAKAAKNAGVKTFVHLSSVMVYGFNYPNRVTEDGQLCSDKNSYCQTKIEAEAELLPLNTPPDFGVIIIRAGDVYGPGSIPWVVRPIHFMRQKLFAYANDGVGVINHLYIDNLVDAIFLAMEKETYGEIFNITDGEETTWKEYFIRLAAMEGLPAPMSMPKDEIKLFLKLRHQGQKLLRKKADILPESVDFMSRPYAYSIAKAQNLLDYKPKIDLETGLYQTRTWLKNTDIQKLVK; via the coding sequence ATGAATTTGCAAAATAAAACTCTGCTGATCACTGGAATTGATGAATTTATCGGCTTGCGTGCAGCCGAGTTAGCTATAGCGCAGGGGATGAAAGTCCGGGGACTGCAAAGTTCTCATGATAGAGAAAAAACACAAAATTTGGGTGCAGAAATAATTGTTGGTAGTGTAACTGATCCTGCTGTTGCTCAAAAAGCTTGTCAGGGAGTAGATATCGTTTTACATACGGCTCAAATTACCGAAGAAGCTGGTGCAATTCAACATTTTCGGGAAGTCAATGTTGGCGGTACAGTCAACATGGCTAAAGCTGCTAAAAATGCTGGCGTGAAGACTTTTGTCCATCTTTCTAGTGTGATGGTATACGGTTTTAATTATCCTAATCGTGTCACAGAAGATGGGCAACTTTGTAGTGATAAAAATTCTTATTGCCAAACAAAAATAGAAGCCGAAGCCGAACTTTTACCATTAAATACTCCACCTGATTTTGGCGTTATTATCATTCGCGCTGGTGATGTTTATGGGCCAGGAAGTATTCCTTGGGTAGTTAGACCAATTCATTTTATGCGCCAAAAATTATTTGCTTACGCTAATGATGGTGTGGGAGTTATCAATCATCTTTACATTGATAACTTGGTTGATGCTATCTTTTTGGCAATGGAAAAAGAAACCTACGGGGAAATATTTAATATCACCGATGGCGAAGAGACGACTTGGAAAGAATATTTTATACGTCTTGCCGCAATGGAAGGTTTACCGGCTCCTATGTCGATGCCAAAAGATGAAATTAAGTTGTTTTTAAAACTGCGTCATCAAGGACAAAAACTATTACGGAAAAAAGCTGATATTCTGCCAGAATCAGTAGATTTTATGAGTCGCCCCTATGCCTATTCTATTGCTAAAGCCCAAAATTTACTAGATTACAAACCAAAGATTGACTTGGAAACAGGGTTATATCAAACAAGAACCTGGCTAAAAAACACAGATATCCAAAAGCTAGTTAAATAG
- a CDS encoding DUF2141 domain-containing protein: MLNLSRLRHLLLITLLSLSCAKAVNAEATTKLTVVVNGIRHQKGEICLRVYASEKGFPMSDTSEVQSGCTRITGKSISKSFYGLKPGKYAVAVVDDQNGNHKLDSDFFGIPKEGFGISNNPTVSIQTGTPKFNKSSFAVTKSTTINIFLKYSLDP; encoded by the coding sequence ATGTTAAATCTCTCTCGGTTGCGTCATCTGTTATTAATCACTTTGTTGAGTTTAAGCTGTGCTAAAGCAGTCAATGCCGAAGCTACAACAAAGTTAACTGTTGTAGTTAATGGTATACGCCATCAAAAAGGTGAGATTTGTTTGCGAGTTTATGCTAGTGAAAAAGGCTTTCCCATGAGTGACACTAGTGAAGTGCAAAGTGGTTGTACAAGAATTACAGGTAAGTCTATCAGCAAAAGTTTCTATGGTTTGAAGCCTGGAAAATACGCTGTTGCAGTCGTAGATGATCAAAATGGTAATCACAAACTTGATTCAGATTTCTTTGGTATTCCTAAAGAAGGTTTTGGGATTTCTAATAATCCTACCGTGTCTATTCAAACAGGTACACCAAAGTTTAATAAGTCAAGTTTTGCCGTGACAAAATCTACCACAATTAATATTTTCTTGAAATACTCTCTTGATCCTTAA
- a CDS encoding type I polyketide synthase yields MSANPIDSALAELESEINNCEKALLRCIEEKKMKSEKPMSINKINRQLQQNPIAIIGMASLLPEARNLRQYWQNIVNKIDCISDVPSTHWSVEDYYDPNPRTPEDKTYCKRGGFIPEVDFNPMEFGIPPSILEVTDVSQLLSLVVAKEAMEDAGYGDSREFSREMVGVILGVAMAKQLGMPLSARLEYPIWEKVLKSSGLSDEDTKKIVDKIKSAYIKWDENAFPGMLANVVAGRIANRLNFGGMNCVVDAACASSFGALKMAISELVEHRAEMMLTGGVDTDNTIMAYISFSKTPAVSPSESVKPFDAKSDGMMLGEGICMLVLKRLEDAERDNDKIYAVIKGIGTSSDGRYKSIYAPRKEGQVTALRRAYEDAGFSPATVGLMEAHGTGTMAGDPTEFGSLRDFFGEHDEQKQHIALGSVKSQIGHTKAAAGAASLIKTALALHHKILPATINITEPNPKLNIKNSAFYLNTQTRPWIRAEGEAPRRAGVSSFGFGGTNYHVVLEEYEAEQNRPYRLHNSAREILMYAANPGELLKKCEEVLGKLQSEGGERHYAQLVQECQSLEIPLNAARVGFVAENLLEACKLMQISIDWLKHKGSVANWEHPQGIFYRAAGMELGGKVVSLFSGQGSQYLEMGRELVMNFPTLRRLFGYMDGLLLKDNLRPLSEIVFPHPVFEEAEKNAQMAALQRTEYAQPAIGAFSAGLYAILKQAGFKSDFVAGHSFGEITALWAAGVLSDQDYMYLVKARGQAMAAPEDPDHDPGSMLAVKEDISKVEPILKQFPQVTIANYNSPTQFVLAGPTGEITKVHQALQKQGCATVLLPVSAAFHTSLIAFAQKSFAIATKSVQFHEPKIPVFTNVTGKQYPKEPQSIQKILETHLANSVLFKQEIENIYAAGGSCFVEFGPKRILTNLVKDILGDRPHTTIALNPSVQKNSDRSLREATVQMRVLGMSLKNLDPYQTQPTLPPVENKKALSVKLRGINYVSEKTKNAFAEALNNGHKVTLPPATPTKAEPAPIPTSNGNGNGRVSISAEQVKSAEFSSSNSPLNHIKATNGRVTQPPTISDNSTSVTQPQPAMNPALLSPQLAEELKMQTPENLANCQRVLESLEYLTTQFQQNQAENLQVHGTYLNHQMEYTKAFFQLMQQQNALFANAKSSQEAAQLKLVVMESLERSMVQFHSQQGETLRIHEKYLQEQVAYARNFFELIQQQYAMVLSSTASVPVTDTAVKEAPAFTIDAPIVEAPVPPTAKLVETVETAPVVTPAPATWEIAQPPVVAAPTVATSIVVETVIETPVTPVVNKVEELTPAPVAPVVTSVTTAVNIADLDKNLLAIISDKTGYPVEMLEMEMDMEADLGIDSIKRVEILGGLQELYPDLPKPNLEELAEKRTIGQIVDYLQANSAISHSVEIAIQQAQQAAEMPAPVVTATITVTPVVAPVEPVVVPTTPEPEVVADTTDYADLAQTLLNITSDKTGYPVEMLELEMDMEADLGIDSIKRVEILGAMQEMYPDLPKPNIEELGDLRTIGQIVDYLQKLAGGEKKKSQSELNWQPVQIIDGVQRRPAKLKYLPAPDSLDLTLPEGHICLITDDGSLTTSQVAQSLTERGWKVVVLSFPQSLIPQQAPLPASVNRITLADMTEQLLQDKLSAIATNFGTIGAFIHIHPGFAVEPTGKIDFLPQEKEIVKHIFFIAKHLKKSLTEAGRYERSCFFTVTRLDGAFGFEHKVNFGAIGAGLFGLVKTLRWEWPNVFTRAIDLSPTLNPQQSAQHIVDELFDPNLSIAEVAYSSQGRVTLISSFE; encoded by the coding sequence ATGTCTGCTAATCCAATTGATAGTGCCTTAGCGGAGTTGGAATCCGAAATTAATAACTGCGAAAAGGCTTTGTTGAGGTGTATTGAGGAAAAAAAAATGAAATCAGAAAAACCAATGTCAATCAACAAAATTAATAGACAACTACAACAAAATCCTATCGCTATTATTGGCATGGCTTCGCTGTTACCTGAAGCTAGAAATTTACGTCAATACTGGCAGAATATAGTTAACAAAATTGATTGTATTTCTGATGTTCCTTCTACTCATTGGAGTGTAGAAGATTATTACGACCCCAACCCCAGAACCCCAGAAGATAAAACTTACTGTAAAAGAGGTGGGTTTATTCCAGAGGTGGATTTTAACCCAATGGAATTTGGCATTCCTCCCAGCATTTTAGAAGTCACTGATGTTTCCCAACTATTAAGTTTAGTAGTTGCGAAAGAGGCGATGGAAGATGCAGGTTATGGCGACTCCCGTGAATTTAGTCGGGAAATGGTCGGGGTGATTTTAGGTGTGGCTATGGCCAAGCAATTGGGTATGCCGCTTTCTGCTAGGTTGGAGTATCCTATCTGGGAAAAAGTTCTCAAAAGTAGTGGACTTTCTGACGAAGATACTAAAAAAATCGTCGATAAAATCAAAAGCGCTTACATCAAATGGGATGAAAACGCCTTCCCTGGGATGTTAGCTAACGTCGTCGCGGGACGTATCGCCAACCGCTTGAACTTTGGCGGGATGAACTGCGTTGTTGATGCAGCCTGCGCTAGTTCCTTCGGTGCTTTGAAAATGGCTATCAGCGAACTAGTTGAGCATCGGGCTGAGATGATGCTGACTGGTGGTGTAGACACAGATAACACCATCATGGCGTACATTTCCTTCAGTAAAACTCCAGCCGTATCTCCTAGCGAGAGTGTGAAACCTTTCGATGCTAAGTCTGACGGGATGATGCTGGGTGAAGGTATCTGTATGCTGGTGTTGAAGCGCCTGGAAGATGCCGAACGTGACAATGATAAAATCTACGCTGTCATTAAAGGTATCGGGACTTCCAGCGATGGACGGTATAAGAGTATTTATGCTCCCCGTAAAGAAGGTCAAGTCACTGCTTTGCGTCGTGCCTATGAAGATGCTGGTTTTTCTCCTGCCACTGTTGGGTTAATGGAAGCCCACGGTACAGGGACAATGGCTGGCGACCCCACTGAGTTCGGTTCTTTGAGAGACTTCTTTGGCGAACACGACGAGCAAAAACAGCACATTGCTTTGGGGAGTGTGAAATCTCAAATTGGTCACACCAAAGCGGCGGCGGGTGCGGCAAGTTTGATTAAAACAGCCTTGGCATTGCACCACAAAATCTTACCAGCCACAATCAATATTACTGAGCCTAACCCCAAGCTGAATATTAAAAATTCTGCTTTCTATCTTAATACCCAAACTAGACCTTGGATTCGGGCAGAAGGGGAAGCACCACGACGGGCTGGTGTGAGTTCTTTCGGTTTTGGTGGGACAAACTACCACGTTGTTTTAGAAGAATACGAAGCAGAACAAAACCGCCCTTATCGCCTACATAACAGCGCCCGTGAAATTCTCATGTATGCTGCTAACCCCGGCGAACTGTTGAAGAAATGTGAGGAAGTTTTAGGGAAGTTACAATCTGAGGGTGGTGAGAGACATTACGCTCAGTTAGTGCAAGAATGTCAGTCACTAGAAATTCCTCTGAATGCTGCAAGAGTTGGGTTTGTGGCGGAGAATTTGCTAGAAGCTTGTAAGTTGATGCAAATTAGCATTGACTGGCTGAAGCATAAAGGCTCAGTTGCTAATTGGGAACATCCCCAAGGTATTTTCTACCGCGCGGCGGGAATGGAGTTGGGCGGCAAAGTTGTGTCTTTGTTCTCTGGACAAGGTTCTCAATACTTGGAAATGGGACGGGAGTTAGTGATGAACTTCCCCACCTTGCGCCGTCTGTTTGGTTACATGGATGGACTGTTACTCAAAGATAACTTGCGTCCTTTGTCGGAAATTGTTTTCCCCCATCCTGTGTTTGAGGAAGCCGAGAAAAATGCTCAAATGGCAGCCTTGCAACGCACAGAATATGCACAACCTGCAATTGGGGCATTTAGTGCTGGCTTATATGCCATCTTGAAACAAGCCGGATTTAAATCTGACTTTGTAGCTGGACACAGTTTCGGGGAAATTACCGCCTTGTGGGCTGCGGGTGTGTTGAGTGACCAAGATTATATGTACCTGGTGAAAGCTAGGGGACAAGCAATGGCTGCACCAGAAGACCCAGACCATGATCCTGGTAGTATGTTGGCAGTGAAGGAAGATATTAGCAAGGTGGAACCAATTCTCAAACAGTTCCCCCAAGTTACCATCGCCAACTATAATTCTCCCACTCAGTTTGTCTTAGCAGGCCCCACCGGCGAAATTACGAAAGTCCATCAGGCTTTACAAAAACAAGGATGTGCGACTGTATTGTTACCAGTCTCCGCCGCTTTCCACACGTCGCTAATTGCCTTCGCTCAAAAATCCTTCGCCATTGCTACTAAGTCTGTTCAATTCCACGAACCCAAAATCCCTGTTTTCACCAACGTCACAGGTAAGCAGTATCCCAAAGAACCCCAAAGCATTCAAAAAATCTTAGAAACTCACCTTGCCAACTCCGTACTGTTTAAGCAAGAGATTGAGAATATCTACGCTGCGGGTGGTTCTTGCTTCGTGGAATTTGGCCCCAAGAGAATCCTGACTAACTTAGTCAAAGATATTTTAGGCGATCGCCCCCATACTACCATTGCTTTGAATCCTAGTGTGCAGAAAAATAGCGATCGCTCTCTCAGGGAAGCAACTGTACAAATGCGCGTCTTGGGTATGTCGTTAAAAAATCTCGACCCCTACCAAACCCAACCCACACTACCCCCGGTTGAGAATAAAAAAGCTCTGAGTGTGAAGCTAAGAGGTATCAACTATGTGTCTGAAAAAACCAAAAATGCTTTCGCGGAAGCCTTGAATAACGGACACAAAGTTACTTTACCCCCTGCTACGCCTACAAAGGCTGAACCCGCACCAATTCCCACCAGTAATGGTAATGGTAATGGACGTGTAAGCATATCTGCTGAACAAGTAAAAAGTGCTGAATTCTCTTCTTCTAACTCCCCACTCAATCACATCAAAGCAACCAACGGACGTGTTACCCAACCGCCCACAATTTCGGATAACTCTACTAGTGTCACTCAACCACAACCTGCAATGAATCCTGCGCTCCTTTCACCCCAACTAGCCGAAGAACTGAAGATGCAAACACCAGAAAACCTGGCCAATTGCCAACGAGTGCTAGAAAGCTTAGAGTACCTGACAACCCAGTTCCAGCAAAATCAAGCTGAGAATCTCCAAGTTCATGGTACTTATCTCAATCATCAGATGGAATACACCAAAGCATTCTTCCAACTGATGCAGCAACAAAACGCCTTGTTTGCTAACGCTAAGTCTTCCCAAGAAGCTGCCCAGCTTAAACTAGTTGTTATGGAAAGCTTAGAGCGCAGCATGGTGCAGTTTCACTCCCAACAAGGTGAAACCCTCCGCATCCATGAAAAATATCTTCAAGAACAGGTAGCTTACGCGAGAAACTTTTTTGAACTGATTCAACAGCAGTATGCAATGGTGTTGTCTAGTACAGCGAGTGTACCAGTCACCGACACAGCAGTCAAGGAAGCTCCCGCTTTCACCATCGATGCACCCATCGTGGAAGCACCTGTACCTCCCACTGCCAAACTAGTTGAGACTGTTGAGACTGCACCTGTCGTCACCCCCGCGCCAGCAACTTGGGAAATCGCACAGCCACCTGTAGTTGCAGCACCGACAGTTGCTACTTCTATAGTTGTTGAGACTGTAATTGAGACACCCGTTACACCTGTCGTCAACAAAGTTGAAGAACTTACCCCCGCACCTGTTGCACCTGTCGTCACTTCAGTGACTACCGCCGTTAACATTGCTGACTTGGATAAAAACCTCTTAGCAATTATTAGCGACAAGACAGGCTACCCAGTAGAAATGCTGGAAATGGAAATGGATATGGAGGCTGACTTAGGGATTGACTCGATTAAACGAGTAGAAATCCTGGGAGGCTTGCAAGAACTGTATCCCGACTTACCCAAGCCCAACTTAGAAGAACTGGCAGAAAAACGCACCATCGGGCAAATCGTTGATTATCTGCAAGCCAACTCAGCCATTAGCCACTCGGTAGAAATTGCCATCCAGCAAGCGCAACAAGCCGCAGAAATGCCAGCGCCAGTTGTGACTGCAACTATCACAGTCACCCCCGTAGTTGCTCCCGTTGAGCCAGTCGTGGTTCCCACAACTCCTGAGCCTGAAGTCGTAGCAGACACCACAGATTATGCAGATTTAGCTCAAACTCTGCTGAACATCACCAGCGATAAAACTGGCTACCCAGTAGAGATGCTAGAGCTAGAAATGGATATGGAGGCAGACTTAGGAATCGACTCGATTAAACGGGTGGAAATATTAGGGGCGATGCAAGAAATGTATCCCGACTTACCCAAGCCCAACATCGAAGAATTAGGCGACCTCCGCACCATCGGGCAAATCGTTGACTACCTCCAAAAGCTGGCGGGAGGTGAAAAAAAAAAGTCTCAGTCTGAGCTTAACTGGCAGCCAGTCCAAATAATCGATGGGGTACAACGCCGTCCAGCCAAACTCAAATACCTGCCAGCACCAGATAGCTTAGACTTGACTTTACCAGAGGGACACATCTGTTTAATTACCGATGATGGTTCCCTCACCACCTCCCAAGTAGCGCAGTCTCTCACAGAACGGGGTTGGAAAGTTGTAGTCTTAAGCTTCCCCCAATCCCTCATCCCCCAACAAGCGCCCTTACCCGCCAGCGTCAACCGCATCACCCTCGCAGATATGACCGAACAATTGCTACAAGATAAATTATCTGCGATCGCTACCAACTTCGGCACAATCGGCGCTTTTATCCACATCCACCCCGGATTTGCGGTTGAGCCAACTGGCAAGATAGATTTTTTACCACAAGAAAAAGAAATTGTCAAGCACATCTTCTTCATAGCCAAGCACCTGAAGAAATCCCTCACCGAAGCCGGACGCTATGAGCGCAGTTGTTTCTTCACCGTCACTCGCTTGGATGGAGCCTTCGGATTTGAGCATAAGGTTAATTTTGGGGCAATTGGTGCTGGTTTATTTGGATTAGTTAAAACCCTGAGATGGGAATGGCCAAATGTGTTCACCAGAGCCATTGATTTAAGTCCTACCTTAAATCCCCAGCAATCAGCCCAGCACATTGTAGACGAATTATTCGACCCCAATCTGTCTATTGCTGAAGTTGCTTACAGTTCTCAGGGGCGCGTTACTCTCATTAGTTCTTTTGAGTAG
- a CDS encoding ABC exporter membrane fusion protein, with product MAVNKERQLFIKPQSRWWIVLAASLTFATGLISFYSLTSNKPRPQVPTTANSPKAAPVKVAVTALGRLQPEGEITTLSAPSSTNGVRVEKLLVKEGDEVTAGQVLAYLEDYDRATAALQQSLDKLQIAKVKLAQVKAGAKSGDIDAQKATVANLQSQLTGEIATQQAIINRVQAEVDNAQAESDRYQKLFQEGAVSASVSDAKALQLKTAQQQLTEAKASLSRTQNTLANQIKEAKARLNSVKEVRDVDVDLAQMEVKSAVTAIKQAQADQALSYIKAPIDGKILKIHAKTGEVIPSNGFADIGKTSQMYVIAEVYQTDIQNVRVGQKATITSTAFSGKLQGTVREIGWQVDKQSIFSLNPRSDTDRRIIEVKVSIDKPADSEKVSRLTNLQVDVAIQM from the coding sequence ATGGCAGTAAACAAAGAACGCCAGTTATTTATCAAACCTCAAAGTCGGTGGTGGATAGTTTTAGCTGCGTCACTGACATTCGCTACCGGGCTAATATCCTTCTACAGTTTGACCTCTAATAAACCACGTCCTCAAGTCCCGACTACCGCTAACTCTCCTAAAGCCGCACCAGTGAAAGTTGCAGTGACAGCTTTAGGACGTTTGCAACCAGAAGGTGAAATCACAACGTTGTCTGCACCTAGTTCTACTAATGGTGTGCGAGTTGAAAAACTGTTAGTCAAAGAAGGTGATGAAGTTACAGCCGGGCAAGTATTAGCCTATCTCGAAGATTATGACCGTGCCACCGCAGCCCTGCAACAATCTTTAGATAAACTGCAAATTGCCAAAGTCAAACTAGCCCAAGTCAAAGCTGGTGCTAAATCTGGAGATATTGACGCGCAAAAAGCCACAGTTGCGAATTTGCAATCACAATTGACTGGAGAAATTGCCACACAACAGGCGATAATTAACCGTGTACAAGCTGAAGTAGATAATGCTCAAGCTGAGAGCGATCGCTATCAAAAACTATTCCAAGAAGGTGCTGTATCTGCTTCTGTATCAGATGCTAAAGCCTTACAACTCAAAACAGCACAGCAACAACTCACAGAAGCCAAAGCCAGCCTCAGCCGGACTCAGAACACCCTCGCCAACCAAATCAAAGAAGCCAAAGCCAGACTCAACAGTGTCAAAGAAGTACGGGATGTCGATGTAGATTTGGCACAAATGGAAGTCAAAAGTGCCGTTACAGCCATCAAACAAGCCCAAGCCGACCAAGCGCTATCATACATTAAAGCCCCCATTGACGGCAAAATTCTCAAAATTCATGCCAAAACAGGCGAAGTCATCCCTAGTAATGGATTTGCTGACATCGGTAAAACATCTCAGATGTACGTCATTGCCGAAGTCTATCAAACAGATATTCAAAACGTCCGGGTAGGGCAAAAAGCCACAATTACCAGCACAGCATTTTCTGGTAAATTACAAGGAACAGTCAGAGAGATTGGTTGGCAAGTAGACAAACAAAGCATCTTTAGCCTCAACCCCAGATCAGATACAGACCGCAGAATCATCGAAGTCAAAGTCTCCATCGATAAACCCGCAGATAGTGAAAAAGTATCACGTCTCACCAACCTCCAAGTAGACGTAGCCATCCAAATGTAG
- a CDS encoding ParB N-terminal domain-containing protein, which produces MPIVPIDQIKIGRNRRPVKGDKVNELQESIKANGLLNPITVDQQLNLIAGLHRLTACKLLGLEAIACNIVNYEYADQGRLAEIDENLIRNELEPLERSELWWERDQILERMGLRAKVGDNQHTLKAGETVSPPLKRTVELAKEAGYSERTFQHGKQIAKGIHPEVKQLIKGTPIADSPTALLQVARAGAKERTLAQEAQQAKELAEARGDTAEAERQKQLVDEFQDQQKSAQILAYQSAIAQKAAKLAVKKTQRQSAPTNDNVAIALDEPIVQTGDEWIAGRHLIYCGETSQTEFQSLLPSDAALAIATLSPNWQHNYLVDEAKVVAVIRSEGNIYEFYQRNQMPFQYELLLDNLYIGIFSHQIISKPQTQINIEGIEGIVNYLLNLYTSPNHFVIAPFMGHGEILITCERMGRICFTGDSNPELVSRGIGRWQKWTGKLAVKTSKY; this is translated from the coding sequence ATGCCCATAGTACCCATAGACCAAATTAAAATCGGTCGCAACCGCCGTCCGGTCAAGGGTGACAAGGTGAATGAGTTGCAGGAGTCAATCAAGGCTAATGGTTTATTGAACCCAATTACAGTAGACCAGCAGTTGAATTTGATTGCGGGGTTGCATCGGCTGACGGCTTGTAAGTTGTTGGGGTTGGAGGCGATCGCCTGTAATATTGTCAATTATGAGTATGCTGACCAAGGACGGTTAGCGGAGATTGACGAAAATTTGATTCGTAATGAACTAGAACCGTTGGAACGGTCAGAATTGTGGTGGGAACGTGACCAAATTTTAGAACGGATGGGGCTACGGGCGAAAGTTGGCGATAATCAACATACCCTCAAAGCTGGTGAAACGGTTTCACCACCTCTGAAAAGAACTGTGGAGTTAGCCAAGGAAGCAGGCTACTCGGAACGCACCTTTCAGCATGGGAAGCAAATCGCTAAAGGAATTCACCCAGAAGTCAAGCAGCTAATTAAAGGTACACCCATTGCGGATAGTCCCACAGCGCTATTACAGGTAGCCAGGGCTGGTGCAAAAGAACGTACCTTGGCACAGGAGGCGCAACAGGCGAAGGAATTAGCCGAGGCGAGGGGTGATACAGCCGAAGCTGAACGACAGAAGCAATTGGTAGATGAGTTTCAAGATCAACAAAAATCGGCTCAGATATTAGCTTACCAAAGTGCGATCGCCCAAAAAGCAGCGAAATTAGCGGTTAAAAAAACTCAACGTCAATCAGCACCAACAAATGATAATGTAGCGATCGCTCTTGATGAACCAATTGTGCAAACTGGTGATGAATGGATTGCGGGGAGGCATTTAATATATTGTGGTGAGACATCCCAAACTGAGTTTCAGAGTTTATTACCTTCTGATGCAGCGTTGGCGATCGCTACTCTATCACCTAATTGGCAGCATAATTATTTGGTAGATGAAGCTAAGGTGGTGGCTGTGATTCGTTCTGAGGGAAATATCTATGAATTTTACCAGCGTAATCAAATGCCTTTTCAATATGAATTATTACTAGACAATCTTTATATAGGGATTTTTTCTCATCAAATCATTTCCAAACCCCAAACACAAATTAATATTGAAGGCATCGAAGGAATTGTCAATTATTTGCTCAATTTATACACCAGCCCCAATCATTTTGTGATTGCTCCTTTTATGGGTCATGGGGAAATTTTGATTACCTGTGAAAGAATGGGACGAATTTGTTTTACTGGCGACAGTAATCCAGAATTAGTCAGCCGGGGCATTGGGCGTTGGCAAAAATGGACTGGTAAATTAGCAGTGAAAACATCTAAATATTAA